The stretch of DNA agtatccaaattaaaagttaatataaaaataaaatattaagtaaTAGAATggagataatatataaatatttaatcttaaaaaatattgaatgataaaaatatttaataaaaaataaaatattactagtTGTAAAAAAAAGGGATCTAAAATTTCCGTTTtgttacgttatttatttttgcgtacagaaaaaaattgaaataggTCCTCGACAGACCGAAATTTTGAATAcgtgtttttatatataatatagatagataattatatattacGAAAAGAGAaggtataaaaaattattatatatattttatattttatgatataatacatatagtattatatacatactatgatgtatattatattatatacttaccaatatattatataatataattttcatatatttaatttacaaataataataatataaaaatatattatgataattatatatatcaataatctatataagggttaatttcaaCAGGTCTTTACAATACATAAGTGAATAggaaatatattcctataaagtttaactttctatttgtaaaaaaatcattttatcgGATACGAAAAAATCAACTCAGCTTTTTTAATTTTCCGACTCATCTTAACGGCGCAGGAAAAAAACAACATTGAGAAGAAAATGGCTGCTCGTGCGCATTAAAACAGCATCATCGGTTCACGAGCTTATTTGAAGAGCGTTGAGAGACCGGGACCAATGcacctcaactctctctctctgtgttgTAATAATAAtcgatatataatatatatataaatatatatatatatatatatatatttttaggaaaaacgTTAAAAAACTTCCGGCTGTGGTTTTGAGTATCTCTCACCTTTACCCCTCTGGTGGctttaaaatgatcaaattgtccGCCTCGGtcggtttcatttttatcttttcggtagctttttgtTAATTAACTCATTAAATTATATCCAAAAACTTGAGATACCCTACTATAGATTTATCAATATATCATTGTTAGTACCCATTATAAATTACTTTTATCactgttaagaaaaaaaataatgaaattgaaaagaaaaaagaaaaagaaaccaaCATAGGAGCAAATTGATACTCCCCTTAAACGCAGCAGAACGCGCAACAGTGATAAACTATCGAAAACCCACctgcgcgcgctctctctcttgAACCGCTCTTCCCCCCCTTTTTCAACTTGCAGCATAACCTATTACTATttatactatactatcaattccactataaaatttataccatCAATCAACTATAattccaaaaaattaaatactaccACATTTAAACCTTTAACAAACTATACCCTCAACTCTCTACACTACACCATCACGCAAATACTCTGCTCCAAACTCTCACACTGTAATCTCAGCACCTCTTGTCTCAAACCAATCAATCATATAGTTTCTCTAACTTTCCTTTATTAATAACCTTACTCCTCATTACATAACCCACTACCCctactatatactatatcaCATAACACCCCCCCCttcgaatatttttttatattttaaaatttaaaaatataacctacttattaaattaacaagtatccaacaataaaaaaagttaaatacaCAAAACTCACAAATTTAAGTCAGACCCCCACGCACATCACACTCATACCCCATACTAAATATCCTCTATCTTACAAAAATCATTGAAtgatgaaaatattaataacaaaaaataaaatattaattagtctgTAAAAAAAAGGGAGATATAAAACTTTCCCGTTTTAGTTACGTCTAATCTCTCACTTCTCATGCACAGTACACACACAACAAATCGAAATGAAGTCTCTGGACCGACCGACCCAATTTGAAATAcgtgttttttatatataatatagataataatatatattacgaAAAGAGAGggagtataaaaaattatctatatatttttatatttttatgactATAAAACATATAGTATTATATACTTACTAtgatgttatattatatttatatcttaCATGCAtatactctatataatataaatttcatatattttaatttacaaatatataataataaaattatattattgattaatattattattacaataatacatataagggttaatttcaccaGGTCTTTCAAATATAGTAAGAATCGTAAGATATATTCCTATACAAGTTTCACTTCAATTTGTctctacaaaaattttaatattttcaaatatatccctctaatttgttaccgttaaaaatcattagaaaactgtttatattttcaattctattattataaaaagttgaacttcaagaatatatttgtcattcattatatttgtagagacatgtatgaaattaactctataTAATATGTAGAATAGAAGATATCCTTTTCTTAcgttttctttcaaccaaacaatttTGATgaggaatttttattttttcctacaaatcaaGTActaaaatgtatgaaatttatttttctccgaaaattttttcaccgaaaattatttttcacagtTTTATGTGAAACCAAGCGGCCCCTAAATGAAAAGAGTATTATCAGTGCAAtccggttactatactatttatagtaccaAATTCTTGACACTCTCTACTtttctatcgttagatctatcctttgatcattttcacccattagattatactattcaactaataatCTACTAAATTTTaagagaccactatcattttaaccgtacattttttcattcAATGGTCCAAAACTCAATAGCATAAAacgtttggtactatcgatagtataataacaTAATTCTTGTCAGTGACAAGTAAATGGTAAACATGATTTTGAATCACaatcacaatatatataaagtggattgttctttatttttctggGATCTAGTTATAAATATCGAAGAAGCTGGGCCCGAAATCAAGCATCTGACCATAACGACCAGCAAGCCACGACACAACAACGCAGAACTTAATCAACTGCTAAAATTAAGTCCTGGGATTTAATTTGTTGATACACACAAATGTAACCCTAATTAAGCACATCTAAATAGATCATGGGCACATCGCATGTTCGAAAGCCTTTCGGTGCCGGAAAAGTCGCATCGATTTGCTCGGCCGTTACCCGTTGACCCCAACTGCAAACGAAAGATCGAACCGgtccatttttttattaaataattaattattttaaaattttaattaaaattaatagatttattTAGATCTGGCAATCGCTGTCCGTGGATTATTCACAAATTTACGAGtatgaatattaattttttataatccaaaaaattatggataaaTGGGTGAGTACCTGTTAAGTTATAAACATTTTGAACAAATCACGGTATCTTTGAGTACCAGCACatgttttttaattaaaaaatatataattctcGAGATATCGATTTTATTACcatgaaaattttcattatttttgtattatgaaaatatagaatattaaaatatttttatactatgtaatttatatattttaagattttaaattatttattatatattatgatttttaaataataaattatgttatatttttaaaaactatgtatatgtattttaaatttaaaaagtataggaacaaaaaaaaactcgCGGGTAAACCACATACCGACTACCCCGCCCGTGAGCTGGTAtggataaaaatattaactaCACAAAAATTCACGAATAGATTTATTCGTAGCCATATGATCTGCGGGTACAATGGTCAGCTTATGTATTTATTCAATCCGTACATTTGACATGTCTAAATTTATTAACTAGAGTGTTAGTCAGTTATTAATGAAACCCTCGTACAACTGGTAACAAAATTAatgtttaataataaaaaattcaattgaatcaaatatacataaataaaaaataaagaagttcacgaggattttcttttttttttggaaaaacttcaaatatcatcccgtggttttatattttctcactttagtaccctatgtattaaaatgtatcaatttagtgccctgtggttttatttttacctttttattatccatttcactaattgtTTTGTTAAATcgatgataaagttaaaactaaagtatgctaaaataaatattcgataaatctagatggaatatctgaaattttttatatataatttaataaaatattaacgaaaaaatttatgaatagataaaaataaaatcacagaaaactaaattaatatactttaagctatatgatactaaagtgaaaaaatacgaaCCACTTGGGtggtattttgaaatttatttttttattttttttgggggcCGAGCCCATCTGCTCCTCAGCAGGTTTACAAGCGTGTTCCACGTGGCAAACCCAGAGCCTCTGATGCATGAGACCCCATACCACGTGGCACATTTTACCTACATTTAGTAGAAGGGTCAAGGATCAATCACCTAATTAAGAACCCGCATCGCATTTGCAACTTCACGCGTACGAGTTAACTTTAaagttttgataaattaaaatttagcatTGATGTTTCAGGatctaattaatttcttttatatcGCTTAATTGTTTTGTgattgctattttatttttccttttttttatttaggttTGTCCTATAAAATATTCGCTGCAGAATCCAACGAGAGACATATTCAACGCCCCTAGGCTTAATTTGTCCGCATTATATAATTTAGCTGATGAATTTAATCAGAGCCACACGATTACACCATGCTTTTCCTAAAAGTCAAAAGCGACCAATTAATCCATCCCTTCATGCATGTGCTACCCCACTTGATTTATATTATTCTACACCCTAATAAgtaattaactaaattataaaaaaatcttattaattaattagtcacTCTcccctcatatatatatacacacacaagcATAGATTCTCGCGAGCTTCTCTATCTAGCAAGCACCTGCTTCTGCTTctctcaaaagccctagaagAAGATGGTTTCGAGCTTCTCGGAAAAGCCGCTCAGAAGAAGATCAGTGTGGCTGGCcaaggaggagggggaggaggaggaggaagaggagacgAAGGTGTCGTCGACGTCCAACGACAACCACAACCCGTCGTTCCGGGTGTACTACGCCGTCACCGCCGGATCCGTGCCCTTCGTTTGGGAGTCGGAGCCCGGCACTCCGAAGAAACCCGCTGCCGACGACTTCAACCGCCAGCTTCTAACACTCCCCCCTCTCACTCCTCCCCCCTCCTACTACTCCGCCAACACGAAGAAGAGCGTCGAGAAGAGCCACAAGAAGTTCAGCCTCATCAAAGCCGTGCTCCCGAAGCTGCTCGGCCGAAAGAAGCCGACCGCAGGGCCGAACCGGCGGTTCGCGAGCCCGGGATCATCGTTTTCGGGCTCTTCGCGCGGCGTCGACGATGATGCGGAGTACTCTGGCTGTGTCGACGGGTCGCCGACCTCGACGCCGTGCGCGTGGTATGTGGCCACGCCCGGGCGCTGGTGGGGTTAATTAAGGAGAGCAAATTAAATATGTCGCTGCATCGGTATAATAATCAAGATTAAGGTAgtatatttagttaattactttattagAGAGGGTGCAGTGTGTGTAAAATTTGTGGTATTGTGCCTTGTATaccaaataagaaaagaaatgaagtgTTGACTTGTGTGCAACTTGATtaattaaagatatatatatatatagatatgtgGGCGAATTTTGTTTGTATCaaacatatctctctctctctctctctctatctctctctctctctctctctctcttcttcttttttttttgagatttgatGTTAATAGTGGTGGATTAGTTGAAGGCGCTATGACATAAAGAAGAGGACAAGGTagttaatttgaattaatcaaTAAAAATGACTATTTAATTTCAAGTGGTGAACGAGAAGATATTTACGTTTTGGGTTGATCCAAAATGTTCGCGTTTTCAACTATGTTGTAAGGATGTTACGTACGTAATTCATGTGGATGGGCGGTGACATATATAGCTCATTAGCCAATCAACTTAGTAGAgtaattgaatatatttttctactatTACTAAAGTTAGAACTTTAtagtattttaagtttttatatGCTTTAAATTTCTCTATCAAACTTTCTGTTTTGTAACTAATAATTCCAACACCCCATTAACGTTTTTTAGATCGCACGAAAAGTGGTGAGAATTAGTACTAGTAAAGTAAAATTACAAAGGATGAATATTCATAATTTTCTCTACCAAGCGACGACTACGAATGCGCGACATTAATTTATTGTTTCTAGAGAAGGATATATTGATAGCCGAGTTAGAAAAATTCAAACTATTATTAACCGTACTTAATGTCGGGCTGAGATTTTGGGAAAAATAAATGTACgaaatagttaaaataattgAAAGATCCCTAAAGCAATAAAGTGTTATTAATTAAGGGGTTTTTTTTGGGTGTCCTTTCAAAGTTAATTATAGCCATGCAATGTCttaatattactttttttttttttttttttttttttagagagatagatagtatcctactagttttatttattttatttaaaaataaaattaactagcTAGAAAGTGAAtcattaggattcgaatttgaaatctcgGGGTATCAATTATCAAGTTTCTTTGCACTTGTGCTAGAGACGATCAGTCTTAATTATAATCTTATTGTTAATTAATTCCCACTGATGATtcttatttatgaaattaattatatGTAGTGCAAAGCACCTTCCACACAAATCAACTTTATCATCTTAAGACGCAAGCTAACTTAAAATGCCATATATACAAGATAGATAGGTGATAGTTGAACCTAATCTAGGTTTGCGATTAAATAAATCACGACGAGATCAAATTAaagtcccccccccccccccccctctgtTGTGGTTGCTTTGTTCccatcaattaaaattttcttacttGTGAAACGATTGAGACATTGCATCTTCACGTAGTTAGCCATGTCCTCCTccctaaatatatattcatttacgCTATATATCTAGGCTCATCCTATGATATATCATAAATACTAGAATTTATTGAACTAATCAAAAAAGGTTCATAACGTACTCTAATGTACCTTTCTTAGTTCGCCAGGTATAAAATACTAGATATAATTaggaaaaatgatgataatTAATAAAGAATTAAGCCAATCTACGTTGTTTCGCGACCAACCAGCATATTGTCGGAGGAAGCTAGATATATGGAGTAGTagttaaactatataaatatataactcaaGAAGAATTTTCTTTTAGTTCTCGACAAGTTCCGAGACGTACGTGCGGTGAAACacttttgagatttaaaaattcgaaacaCATCTAACAAATGgacaacctttttttttaaaaaaaaagtgtctaTGCAACTTATTGTGGTGGGACTTTACGGGACATTAGCATTTATAGCTTGAGGCTTACATACTAACACCCTTGTCAAGAAATACATAGTAACACCCTGTGCCTGATAATCTCGTCGTTgatatttctcactctacgtgATGAGatattctattatatatttatcaCACCACATCATCTATTAATAGTCAATCATATCTTTCCTTTTgagtaaaaaaagataaaaaaaaaattatttttttaataatcatatTGGGATGAATAAATTCAATGGGAATAATTCGATTGGTTGGCCACATTAGCAACATAATTAACGTCTTCTAAATTTTTGTTCATACCTGACATGTTTGTACGCCATTTATGAATAAAGTAGGATTCGAATCAGAGTCTCAAAGTTCAGAGAAACTAATTAGGTGGCTCCAATATAAAGCCTACGACGCTTAATGTAGCCTCGCTAAACCAACCAATTGATCGGAGTTAATGTTGGGTAAAGCCAACCTATAACTGAGTTTAAATTGGGCCTGGTTCATTTGCATCTCTAATAATTCCCATCCTTAATTTAGATCCCAATGTAAAATTTCGAACTTTAGGCCCACCCAAACACCCAAAAACAATATGGACCAGGTTTCGAGAGGCCAAGTTATATTCGAAGCCCATTAGGGCCCAATTGGGCCCAATACTGTATCCTGCGCTGCAAAGGGCCAATTTATCCATCCCTTGCTTTTAGTTCAAAGGGCCAATTTATCCATCCCTTGCTTTTAGTTCACGATGAGTTTGAAGAGTCAAATGTAAAAAACTAACACAACAAATTTCTccaaatgtaaaataaaataaaataatacaatatttggggtaaattttttacaaaatgtCAATGGTTTGAACGAtcctctttttctccttttattgaATCGTTTTCCTTTCATCTATTCGAACTTAAATGAAAGGTAGCAAGCATACTACCTA from Ananas comosus cultivar F153 linkage group 18, ASM154086v1, whole genome shotgun sequence encodes:
- the LOC109724281 gene encoding uncharacterized protein LOC109724281, with the protein product MVSSFSEKPLRRRSVWLAKEEGEEEEEEETKVSSTSNDNHNPSFRVYYAVTAGSVPFVWESEPGTPKKPAADDFNRQLLTLPPLTPPPSYYSANTKKSVEKSHKKFSLIKAVLPKLLGRKKPTAGPNRRFASPGSSFSGSSRGVDDDAEYSGCVDGSPTSTPCAWYVATPGRWWG